Below is a window of Macadamia integrifolia cultivar HAES 741 chromosome 8, SCU_Mint_v3, whole genome shotgun sequence DNA.
gttgatctacgaccacccttcGTTTCGCCAACAAAGAAGTCATCCTTGACGATTTCCCATTCCTTCCCTACCGAGCCACCCCTCTTTGCCATTCGAAGTACTACCTCTGCCTTCCCTTTCTATAACATACCCAAGCTAGTCTACATGTCGATTGTTTCCTAGAGGTGGGAGCGGTCCCCTCTTAGGAGAGAAAGTGAATCACTATTATTCGACTTAACCGGGCGATTATGACAGCGTCCCTTGGCAAGTCGATCCATGGGTAAACCAGTGTCTAGATTGCATTGAATCCACCTATTTAGCATCTTTTATGTATATGATTCTATGACCTGCAAATatgagaaaatcacattatgtAGTCACTTTTATCATCGATTTAGGATCAAAATACCTAATTAAAACGATAATGAATATATAAAATATGTCCTAATCAAAGCTATGCCTCAACATATGGTTAGAAAACAGACAACCGAAGCCCAAGGAACAATGGGACAACGAAGAGAAGACACCCGAGGGGTCTACATCACACATAAAAAGATTATCTCTCCCTCGAGGGCCCCCCTAATGGTAGGGAGGGACAGCCAAGCAGCTTGAAGAAGAGGTGAGGCAGCACGCCCAGGAGATCAAGAGCCATCCACAATAATCAAGGAAACTAGTGGTCTACAGTCCGGCCCAAGGCCATATCTGATACAGTCACCAAAGTGTCAAGAGCACCGTATGGGAATGCTTGGGATCAAGCCAAAGAAGGGTAATGGTCCCATCATCAAGGGTGGACGAAATCACCTTCCTAACAAGGGGCCGAAGCCTCAACATTTGCGTCCAAACCGAGGACGAATTGGGTTCCTACCGGTCGTGAACCCACCGAGGATCCCTATTTCACatatttctttttcaatggagaaagaaagcaCTCGATGATCAGTTCTCTACCGGGACAAAGAAGATGATCACTAGCAGAGACAGCAATTCGAACCTTATAGTATCCCTACAGTGAGGGAGACTTCCCATGTCCTACTTCCTTTGAATGAATACAAACCAATCGTGTAATCATCTATAGATAGATCATTGTTGGAACATGATCTGATCTTCGAGAAGTAGTGCTATGATCCTTCCATCCCTGacatcatcaacatcaacagCTGGGGAGTGGTTTTTTTCTGGGCTGGTGGGGGCCTTTCCATTCGCTTTCCTTTCACATCGGTGTTACAAGGCCCTTTCTTTCTTCGGTGATTTGCAAGAGGGGGGCATCGATTCAATGGAAACATTTTATAGGAGGGAGCCACTCCATTTAATAGGGACCATGCCCATCTCTTACGTATCACCGCTTCTGAACCCTCTATCTCTCCACCACTTCACATCTTTACACTTTTGGTCATAAATAAGGACAACGTGATTAGATTGTAAGCGTGGGGCACGGCTGAGCACCGATAACTCATGGCGAAAGGTTGGCCGAATGGCCGATCGAAGAAGATTCCTGTCAGCTTTCCGTCCGCGCACACCATCGCGTAAGCTAGACTGGCTTCCCTGTGACAGAAATTCATGTGCGGTGAATCTCCACCACGCGGAAAATCCAATGAGAGCGCAAACTGCCAGAACGAATTTGGTATCGCACAAATACGAATATAGGAGGGCGTCGCTCAACCGGAAGGCCTTGATTCTTGAGGTTGAAAGATTAATATCCATTCCGGTTTTTATCTGGCAATCAGAGTAAGGTGCCTCTGCCTTTAGCTATCTAATTAAGTCCATCTGGGTCTTCCATCTTTAAATTCAGGTTCCGACTCAATCGGTTGTCGTCTCCGATTGGCGAATgtcgaaggagaagaaggcggAGGGGACGGCCCGTGAGGGCCTCAGGGGAGGTCCAGATTGTTCATGATAGAGTGAGATTCACGTTGCCTGGTGGTTCTGATTAGTTGTACCGGCCACACCAACCCTTTGATTGACCAACCCCTAACCTGCAAACGGAGGCAGCGAAGCCAACGAAGAAAGCCGGAGTGCGCTAGCGCGCCCCTACTAGGTTCAGGGTTTTCTCCTTGTTGCTTTCGCTtgtgatctacgaccaccctaaTGACGGTTAGGGGCAAAGCAACTTGACGCGTTGCGGCACCTGGTAGGGCGCCTTCACTTGCTCCTCCGCTTGCTGGGTCTCGGACCGTCATTTTCTTGAGTGCCCCAGCAAGAAAAGGCCTACCGCTACTACGATGAGAAAGCAATATAGGCCAGCCGGAAATGGAACAAATGTTGCTGCTGCTTCTGAGTTCACATGACTTCGCTCTCGTTGTGCGTAGACTTCCTAATCGAACTAAGATGGATCGGGCTGTTGGCTCAGAGAAGGTTTGCTCGGGGGAGGAATAAGACTCGCCAGATCCCCAACCCCACTTCCAATCTTGGCTTACAAACTGAGTCCCAACTGATGGTGTAAAGAAATTTGTTACTCTCAGTGTCCTTCCAGAGGAAGGCAGTCATCAAGGCTTCCAGTTTATGAGAGATGTAAGAAGGCATACCAATAGCTTCCGACCAGAAAATGTGCATGGACACCATAACTGATCGGATAAGATCAACCCTCCCCTCATGAGACAAATtaacttaattttttaatttgtcAAACCTGCTgtctataaattttaaaaagagcAGCTGCCATTGGACAGAAATAGAGGAGTATAGTTGTAGGTGTTCTGCTTTATTATTGTTAATTTTTGTAACTCTTTAGTTTTGTTAAAAAAGTGAGTTGAGGTTAGGCAAAGGGGGCTCCCTTGATGCTGTAAGGATTCCCATACTCGTTTTGTTCGAGCCCTTTTCCCTTTAAATATAATCCATCTGAAATCCACTTTTGCTAAATCCAAGTCGACCCTCCTCTCTTCCTCCTGCAGcagagaaatggagaaaagtTGGCCACAGCTCcatgtcttcttcttttccttattcatcttcttccttcctccttttCAATCCCACGCTTCATTAGAATACATTCGACCACCTCCTCGGAGCATTATATCCACTCTGCACAATGGTTCGGACTCAGACCCACaacaggtctctctctctctctctctctctctctctctctaccttaaaaTGCTTATTGTTTGGTTTGAAAAACCTGTGTGTACAGGTTCATATATCGCTCGTTGGAAGAGATCATGCGAGAGTTACTTGGATAACGGACAATAGGAAGGTTCCTTCGATCGTTGAATACGGCCAAACACCAGGAAAATACGAAGCTTCAGCAACCGGAGAACATGAGTCGTATCATTACTTCTTATACAGATCCAGCAAGATCCATCACGTCAAGATCGGACCTTTGAATCAGAGCACCACCTATTATTATCGTTGTGGTGGAACTGGCCAGGACTTCAGCTTCAAGACTCCCCCATCCAACTTCCCCATTGAATTCGCCGTCGCAGGTGTGTTATTCGTATTCATATACCTTTGCTTAAAGCTTAACCTGCAAATTACATTTGATAGTCCCAAAGGGGACCGTCTAAGTAGAGTCTCCATTGTGGTGACCTTCTCATATGGGATCCATCGTTCATGGGTTAATGTTACATTAATTACTTTGACTGATGGTACACATATCACATGGAGAGTGATGGGATCCTATTTGAAAATGATAACTCTTCTTCTCTCGTCCGTATTCATATATACCTCTTTGCTTACCACTTAACTTGCAAATTTTTgtaccaaataaaaaagaaatctataaatttcattttgttgGAGATGTACATTTCCGTCACATTGGGGGTGAAAAAATTGCTTTGCTCCTCATGAAAGGCGGAAATCTTGTCCTTGTATTGATACTTCCGCACTAGTTCCCATCTACATTTACAGGGACCACATTTTCTTTCACGAAACGCTCTATTCTTAAAATTGTCAAAGCTAAACTGTTGATAATGAGGGTAAGATCAGGGTTAGAGCTTTACCTTCTAATGGTTCATTAGTGGTCTTTCTTTGCCTTTCCTTCTATCATTTTCGAAATACCAACATTGGCCCCCTAAATTATCTGGTCCATTACTCTTTTCTCTTTGGCTGGTTTTAGTTCTTAATCACATATTGATCCAGTACAATTGGGCTAGGTATAGAAAAGAGGGGAattgaaatagaagagaaaggaaaggacgAAGAGTCTGAGAATAGTGAGAATTTTATTAACTCAGAGTCTCATTTCCTGTTCAGAagcactgttagttaaaacgcgttcgCGTATTAAAGTGAAAGCACCTTGTCAAGGCTTTTCACGTTATCGTCCAAATTAACTAATTAAGAGATAAAACAAAGGGAATGCCTTAACCAAAATCTAATTAATAATGCTTTAATTAAACAATTGAATTTCTTAAGTAGATTAAATCATCGCTTTCCATGTTACggttcaaattaaaaaataaaacaaagggaTAGGCCTTGCCCCAAACATAATTAATACTCCCCTAATTGAATATTTAGAATTTGTTGGGAGGAAAAAGAATACTATATGATCGTGTGATTTCTGTAAAATTATTTCTCTGCCCTCATGAAATCAAGAAACTCATCCAGTGTTGATGTTTCAACTAGCACTCTCATTGACTGAAATAATGGTAAGAGCCATGTAACCAGACAACTATATATTTCCCATCATTTTTATAAGTTATATAAAGATATCCAACACAAGGGTTTGGCTCTCTAACAAGATTTCATGGTTCTTGGTTGCGGTTCATGAACATTCCATTGATTCATGTTTTGATACTTCGCTAAAGTTtggtgatttttctttttttctgggaAGATTTCAAAGCctttattcccccccccctcccccccaaaggGTATTTTCACAGTCCATGGCTCaaggttctaccaaaaaaacaaaaaattcatgGTTCAAGGTTTTATCACCTAAGGGTTTCAGTGGTAAAAGAATAACTGATGGTGATAAAGAAGACGATTAGATTAGTTAATTTACAGTTTTTAAGGTTTCACATGCCCCAATAGTTATCATTTGTTATGGTGGAATGACCATTTTTGCACAGGGTTTGATGTGTTACAGTGAGTAAACTAAATgtaattaataaaattattttattatcatAGTCAAAGCTCAGCTATATGGGAAGGATATCTCTACTATGCATAAGAGGTGGTTCTCTACTGGCATAAGAGGTGGTAGTTCAGATTCAATGCTATGAAGCGTCTCAAAGCACATGCCCATGTGTCAGGTTTTGTGACGAAGCATTCAAGGGTATTGAATTTGAGTGACACCTCTTGTGCACATGAGAGGAAACGGATCCCTACCATAGAGGTATGAttcagactttttttttttttttcttgtaaatgataaattctaaatttttttaataggaaTGAGATATTATTAAAATGTAAAACCCTAATCAATGATCCATATCATCGGATCTACCTTTCCCATTTGAAATttacatttatatttttttaatgtacatCAATTGGATCTAAAGGATTCTTAACTTGGAGACTGAGCAAGGCTGACGTTGGAATGATATGAAAACCCATGAATGTCTCAGTTTCATGCTCGAACTTGTCACCCTCCTCTTTGTACTCAGGATGCGTCAATGCCAGGATTTTAAAACGTGTAATCATTGATAAAAGTGGTCTTGAATAGGTTTGGAAAGAGTCCTAGAATCAGCATATTAGAGGAATATTCTAACTATTGTGGCTGTCTtttaattttgagaaaaaaaaaaaaaaaaaaaaaaaacaacggAAAACATGAAGGAGAAAATGATAGATTTATAGATTGGGAGCTTGAGTACTTGTTTAAGATGAGAGTAGATCAGGTTTAcgtatcaaaaggatcatgtataTCTCTGGTTTATGAATTCgtaatcaattttctctcccttcatttaatagattctaaaatCACGGATTAAGTACACGCACGAAAACAATTTCTTATGTGAACCTAATCCGAACACTTTATTGGATTTGAATAAATTCTAAGGATGTAAAAAGGCCCCCTTAAACGACTCAAGATTGAACTGAGGTTTTAAAAAGTTGGGAATAATCTCGTACATCCTTGGTTCATagatttgaaatctattaaatgaagagaaagtAGATTCCAAATCCATAGACTAGAGGCATATAAGATTATTCTCATACATAAACCTGATACGGTCTAATCCAACCAGACCTCGTTTCAGTCTTAATACGAAAGCCGGCCTTGTTGTAACTAATATGTTTCTCTATGCATTGGCCTGAACAGGGGATTTGGGACAGACGGAATGGACAGCATCAACGCTATCACACATCGGCGAAGAGGACTACGACGTCCTCTTACTCCCCGGAGATCTATCCTACGCCGACACCCAACAGCCCCTCTGGGACTCCTTCGGTCGACTCGTCCAACCATATGCGAGCCGGCGGCCCTGGATGGTGACCCAAGGAAACCACGAGGTTGAGACCTATCAGTTCTTCGAGAATAAGCCCTTCAAAGCCTACAATGCCAGGTGGCTTATGCCCTTCGAGGAGAGCGGATCCACCTCCAACCTCTACTACTCCTTTGAAGTTGCTGGTGTTCATATTGTCATGCTGGGTTCTTACACTGACTTTAACGTTACTTCCAACCAATACAAGTGGCTCAAAGCTGACTTGGCCAAGGTCGATCGTGGTCGAACACCGTGGCTCGTAGTTTTAATTCACGTTCCGTGGTATAACACCAATCTAGCCCATGAAGGCGAGGGAGAGAGCATGAGGAAAGCTATGGAGGGCTTACTATATCAGGCGCGGGTCGACATTGTTTTCGCAGGACATGTTCACGCCTATGAACGCTTTGtgagtcctctctctctctctctctagttttgtTTTCCGAGTAATCACAATTTTAAAACTGGGGGAAAGAACACTGCCCTTGTGGTGCCTGGTGGTGCAGGAAACACTAGAATGGGGGACCAATGAGAGGGTGTGTTCTAGCATCTTCAGCACCTTGGGTGCTGGAAGATTGTCTTTTATGTTCCTGTGTCAGCAGGATAGGGTCtctttaaaattttacaaactCCACATAGGTGACCCGTCTATGTAACTCGTAGTTAAAAACTGGACCATCTGACCAAACTGGAAAACTGAGAACAGACCGTTTCCGATTCGGCGCTAGTTTAAATCCTCTGCAAGTATGTTAAGGTGAAAGTACGCTTCATGTGTTTACACCTGTCCCTTTCATTTCCATAAATATCCCCTCTTTACCCTTTAAATGACACTAATTTGGACTCCTGCAGTGGTAATGGTAGTGATAATAGTAGAGCATAGAACAATGGAATCTTACAGTGAAACTAATGAAGAGATATTTTAATATTAACTTGGGGGTGGCACTGGGAAAGAGCAGTTGAATACTTGAATCTCTATTGGGCAAGGTCCTGACAGAAACCACATGCGGCTGACACTGATGAAAGAACAAAGAGTTTCCAAGAGTCCTAAGTAAAGGGAACCTAGGCAATCCTGGAAAAAATTTCACTACTGTCCAAGTTGCAGTCAAGGAAATGGAATTCCAGCGgtaggtttgaaaatacccactTATGATGAATTTTTCCACTCCCACCCCTGAGGTACCATTCCCTTGGTTGGTACCTGGGGTTGTAGCTACTTGGCTGCGACCCAGGCAACAACCAAGTTTCTGCAATTCCACCCCCTCCCTTCCCACTACAACAAAAAAAACAGGCATTAGATTAACAAATGATGACATAATAATCAAGTGATCCATTATTAAGAAATGGTTGCGATATCTACCTAATTGTGCTAGTACCAAGACTTTTTACCATTCTATGTCTACTCGTAAGGGCACACTTCTTAAACAACCAAACAGTGATCTTTTTTATAATTAAGGGAAAGGGTTCTTGTTATTGGTGTTGTGGGAgccccagagagagagagagagagagagagagagagagagagagagagagagagagagagagaggcctagCCTCTTCGACCAACTCTGAGATACTTTTCCCTTTTACAAATGCAAATCTTTGAAATGATTGCGATTAATTTTTTCTTAGGTCCTGGgatcttcccccctcccccttagTTTACCAAGCTTCTGAATATATTTTTAGTTTGCAGATTTGTGCT
It encodes the following:
- the LOC122086697 gene encoding purple acid phosphatase 22-like — encoded protein: MEKSWPQLHVFFFSLFIFFLPPFQSHASLEYIRPPPRSIISTLHNGSDSDPQQVHISLVGRDHARVTWITDNRKVPSIVEYGQTPGKYEASATGEHESYHYFLYRSSKIHHVKIGPLNQSTTYYYRCGGTGQDFSFKTPPSNFPIEFAVAGDLGQTEWTASTLSHIGEEDYDVLLLPGDLSYADTQQPLWDSFGRLVQPYASRRPWMVTQGNHEVETYQFFENKPFKAYNARWLMPFEESGSTSNLYYSFEVAGVHIVMLGSYTDFNVTSNQYKWLKADLAKVDRGRTPWLVVLIHVPWYNTNLAHEGEGESMRKAMEGLLYQARVDIVFAGHVHAYERFTRVSNNSTNQCGPVHVTIGDGGNREGLALTFKEPPSPLSLFREASFGHGRLKVFNQTHALWSWHRNDDTESIVADQVWLQSLSVSSMCNESSISINDEL